A section of the Sporanaerobacter acetigenes DSM 13106 genome encodes:
- a CDS encoding flagellar hook-basal body protein: MNRGLYISATSLIANQKRLESIANNLSNMNTMGYKKDITITESFPEVLLSKINDKPSIRSSGENEIYYQTDGETHTAHTEEGYFMVRTPNGISYVKDIQFVVDDEGYLRTFYRNEKNEYKVDAENYIVGPGGNPVQGQGGNLEAMIQGLVYNPSPRVIGTMSAGVNVKKVVVDFSQGSIVETGGKYDVALNGSGFFKVQGDNGEIYYTRNGAFTVNANGELTTIDGYKVLGQNGPIDMGRGQELNVSMLDVVDLDNKEYLRKVGNNLYQMPEDIEGEEAPFGGEVLQGFLEDSNVDSIKEMVEMINLLRNFESCQKAIRVQDEMLEKSANEIGRV; this comes from the coding sequence TTGAATAGAGGACTGTATATATCTGCAACTTCTCTTATAGCAAATCAAAAAAGATTAGAATCAATAGCAAATAATCTTTCAAATATGAATACAATGGGATATAAGAAAGATATAACTATAACTGAATCTTTTCCAGAAGTGCTTCTTAGCAAAATAAATGACAAACCAAGTATTAGGTCAAGTGGAGAAAATGAAATATATTATCAAACAGATGGAGAAACACATACAGCTCATACGGAGGAAGGCTATTTCATGGTGAGAACGCCCAATGGAATTAGTTATGTAAAGGATATTCAATTTGTTGTAGATGATGAAGGATATTTAAGGACTTTCTATAGAAATGAAAAAAATGAGTACAAGGTAGATGCAGAAAACTATATAGTTGGTCCAGGTGGAAATCCTGTACAAGGTCAAGGTGGAAATTTAGAGGCAATGATACAGGGACTTGTATACAATCCAAGCCCTAGAGTCATAGGTACTATGAGTGCAGGAGTCAATGTGAAAAAAGTTGTAGTAGATTTCAGCCAAGGATCAATTGTTGAGACCGGTGGGAAATATGATGTAGCCTTAAATGGAAGTGGATTTTTTAAAGTCCAAGGAGATAATGGTGAAATCTATTATACAAGAAATGGTGCTTTTACTGTAAATGCAAATGGAGAATTGACGACAATTGATGGATATAAAGTATTGGGGCAAAATGGGCCTATAGACATGGGCAGAGGACAAGAACTAAATGTGTCTATGCTTGATGTAGTGGATTTGGACAACAAGGAATATTTAAGAAAAGTAGGGAATAATCTATATCAAATGCCAGAAGATATTGAAGGGGAAGAAGCACCTTTTGGTGGAGAAGTACTCCAAGGTTTTTTGGAAGACTCCAATGTAGATTCTATAAAAGAAATGGTGGAGATGATAAATCTTTTGAGAAATTTTGAATCTTGCCAGAAAGCCATAAGAGTTCAGGATGAAATGCTTGAGAAATCAGCAAATGAAATAGGAAGAGTATAG
- a CDS encoding rod shape-determining protein, producing the protein MAALKTDMGIDLGTASILVYAKGKGIVLNEPSVVAIDQNTKQFLAVGEEARKMLGRTPGNIIAMRPLRDGVISDYEVTEKMLKYFIQKAIGKSFFKPRIIVCVPSGVTEVEKRAVVEASTQAGAKKTYLIEEPIAAAIGAGIDITQPNGNMVVDIGGGTTDVAVISLGGMVVSRSIKVAGDECDDAIIRYIRKKHNVMIGERSAEELKMKIGTAYKRDKDITMEIRGRNLVTGLPKTIIVSSEEILEALEEPITNIVDTVHAVLERTPPELAADIGNTGIVMTGGGALLYGLDKLIFERTGIPTRIADDPIECVAIGTGKALDWVDVLDNSIVGEESIGGRY; encoded by the coding sequence ATGGCTGCATTAAAAACTGATATGGGAATAGATTTGGGGACTGCTAGTATTCTTGTCTATGCAAAGGGAAAGGGAATAGTTCTAAATGAGCCATCAGTAGTAGCAATAGATCAAAATACTAAACAATTTTTAGCTGTTGGAGAAGAGGCAAGAAAAATGCTAGGGCGTACACCAGGAAATATCATTGCAATGAGACCACTTAGAGATGGAGTAATATCTGACTATGAAGTGACGGAAAAAATGCTTAAATATTTTATTCAAAAAGCTATAGGCAAGAGTTTTTTCAAACCTAGAATTATAGTTTGTGTACCTAGTGGTGTAACTGAAGTTGAAAAAAGGGCAGTTGTAGAAGCTAGCACTCAAGCGGGCGCTAAAAAGACATACCTTATAGAAGAACCTATTGCAGCAGCTATAGGAGCTGGAATTGATATCACGCAACCAAATGGAAATATGGTAGTGGATATAGGTGGGGGTACTACTGATGTAGCAGTTATATCATTGGGCGGCATGGTTGTTAGTCGTTCAATAAAAGTAGCTGGGGATGAATGTGATGATGCTATAATTAGATATATAAGAAAAAAACACAATGTGATGATTGGAGAACGTAGTGCCGAAGAGTTGAAGATGAAAATAGGGACAGCGTATAAAAGAGATAAAGATATAACTATGGAGATAAGAGGGAGAAATTTAGTTACAGGTCTTCCAAAGACTATAATTGTGTCTTCAGAGGAAATTTTAGAAGCTCTTGAGGAGCCTATTACAAATATAGTGGATACAGTTCATGCAGTACTTGAAAGGACTCCACCAGAATTGGCAGCGGATATTGGAAATACAGGCATAGTCATGACTGGGGGAGGAGCATTACTATATGGTTTGGACAAGCTCATATTTGAGAGAACAGGAATTCCAACAAGAATTGCGGATGATCCTATTGAATGTGTGGCTATAGGTACAGGAAAGGCTTTGGATTGGGTAGATGTACTAGATAATAGTATAGTAGGTGAAGAATCTATCGGTGGAAGATACTAA
- the spoIIID gene encoding sporulation transcriptional regulator SpoIIID — MKDYIEERALEIAKYIISEKATVRQAAGVFGVSKSTVHKDVTERLPKINPLIASMVKEVLEQNKAERHIRGGKATKMKYKAVND, encoded by the coding sequence GTGAAAGACTATATAGAAGAAAGAGCACTAGAGATTGCAAAATATATAATAAGTGAAAAAGCCACCGTAAGACAAGCAGCCGGTGTATTTGGGGTGAGCAAAAGTACAGTACATAAAGATGTGACTGAAAGGCTCCCAAAGATAAACCCTCTTATTGCAAGTATGGTGAAAGAAGTATTAGAACAGAACAAAGCAGAAAGACATATAAGAGGTGGCAAGGCTACAAAGATGAAATACAAAGCTGTAAACGATTAA
- a CDS encoding M23 family metallopeptidase, with protein MKNKFSWEKDGFYIILFICVCVVAVTSVWVSRNNLKKIESNDKPIKDEDFFVVEDGEMGDYEKDLMEPSLASAKMGENKEEDKEDLNLDEDLEEPEKLEEEKPKPEAKETFCMPVEGKMILDFTGENLVYSKTLEEWTSHGGVDIEAKEGTPVKASLGGTVSEAYEDELWGVVIVLDHENGLKTKYANLSTKDMVQVGQKVKKGDTISGIGKPKGIEMADAPHLHFEVILNEENMDPKNYLPNLN; from the coding sequence ATGAAAAACAAGTTTTCGTGGGAGAAAGATGGATTTTATATTATTTTATTTATCTGTGTATGTGTAGTAGCTGTAACATCAGTTTGGGTATCTAGAAATAATTTAAAGAAAATTGAAAGCAATGATAAGCCTATAAAAGATGAAGACTTTTTCGTAGTAGAAGATGGTGAAATGGGAGATTATGAAAAGGATTTGATGGAGCCTTCTTTGGCGAGTGCCAAAATGGGAGAAAACAAAGAAGAAGATAAAGAAGATTTAAATTTAGATGAAGATTTAGAGGAACCAGAAAAGTTAGAAGAAGAAAAACCAAAACCAGAAGCTAAAGAAACTTTTTGTATGCCAGTGGAAGGAAAAATGATACTAGATTTTACAGGAGAAAATTTGGTTTATTCAAAGACATTGGAAGAATGGACTAGTCATGGTGGAGTAGACATAGAGGCAAAAGAGGGAACCCCTGTAAAAGCTAGCTTAGGGGGAACAGTAAGTGAAGCATACGAAGATGAGTTGTGGGGAGTGGTCATAGTACTTGATCATGAAAATGGACTTAAGACAAAGTATGCAAATCTTTCTACTAAAGACATGGTACAAGTAGGACAAAAAGTAAAAAAGGGTGATACTATAAGCGGCATAGGAAAGCCTAAGGGAATAGAAATGGCAGATGCGCCACATCTTCACTTCGAGGTTATATTAAATGAGGAAAATATGGATCCTAAAAATTATTTGCCTAATTTAAACTAA
- the spoIID gene encoding stage II sporulation protein D: MKKFWIYLAFILIITIVLPTILVKTVNLVSKEDTKEIAKEKKIEENIVDEKFDGYIKVYDTRTQEVVKIPLEDYVKGVVAAEMPAEFDEEALKAQAVASRTYALYKTNKFKEGHPDHPQAPLCTGVHCQAFLSLGELESIHSKKWVDKYWSKIEKAVDSTKGEVIYYDGEIIEPLYHSTSGGMTEDSKDVFANDVPYLKGVQSPNEEEAPKFKSVATFTVGEFIEKIKSIYPNANITQENLPEKIKLVERTESGRIKKIMIDGHVVEGRELRELFNLNSTNFKITYNPKAEIVDIETTGYGHGVGMSQWGANGMAKKGSDYIEIIKHYYTGVEIEQYKK, from the coding sequence ATGAAAAAGTTTTGGATATACCTGGCATTTATTTTGATAATCACTATCGTTCTTCCCACAATTTTGGTGAAGACTGTGAATTTAGTCTCTAAGGAAGATACAAAGGAAATAGCAAAAGAAAAGAAAATAGAAGAAAATATAGTAGATGAAAAGTTTGATGGATACATAAAAGTATATGATACTAGGACCCAAGAGGTAGTTAAAATTCCTCTTGAGGACTATGTAAAAGGAGTGGTAGCGGCTGAGATGCCAGCAGAGTTTGACGAGGAAGCTTTGAAGGCCCAGGCAGTGGCTAGTAGGACTTATGCTCTTTATAAGACAAATAAGTTCAAAGAAGGCCATCCAGATCATCCACAAGCTCCACTTTGTACTGGTGTTCACTGTCAAGCTTTTCTTTCTTTGGGGGAGCTTGAGAGCATTCATTCAAAGAAATGGGTTGACAAGTATTGGTCTAAGATTGAAAAGGCTGTAGATAGTACAAAGGGAGAAGTAATATATTATGACGGTGAGATAATAGAGCCTCTATATCATTCTACTAGTGGTGGTATGACAGAGGATTCAAAAGATGTATTTGCAAATGATGTGCCTTATCTGAAAGGGGTTCAAAGTCCCAATGAAGAGGAGGCACCAAAGTTTAAAAGTGTTGCTACTTTTACTGTAGGTGAATTTATAGAAAAGATAAAGAGTATATATCCAAATGCCAATATTACTCAAGAAAATCTTCCAGAAAAGATAAAGCTTGTTGAAAGGACTGAAAGTGGAAGGATAAAAAAGATAATGATTGATGGTCATGTGGTGGAAGGAAGGGAACTTCGAGAACTTTTCAATTTGAATTCCACCAATTTTAAGATTACCTACAATCCCAAGGCTGAAATAGTGGATATTGAAACTACTGGCTATGGTCATGGGGTGGGCATGAGTCAATGGGGTGCCAATGGCATGGCTAAAAAAGGTAGTGATTATATAGAAATAATTAAGCATTATTATACAGGTGTTGAAATAGAACAATATAAAAAGTGA
- the murA gene encoding UDP-N-acetylglucosamine 1-carboxyvinyltransferase: MGKIVVEKSPPLKGTVRISGAKNSALPILAASLLGTEDIVLEDVPNLKDVDVFCEVLSLLGADVEKYGGGKIKINSANMDKYETPYELMSKMRASFLVMGPLLTRLGKAKTSLPGGCAIGTRPIDLHLKGFKALGAEIDVDHGYVGAFGDKLKGDRIYLDFPSVGATENVMMAAVLAEGETTIDNAAMEPEIVDLANFLNKMGADISGAGTSSIRIRGVEKLGGATHSIIPDRIEAGTFMVASAITGGDIIIENVIPSHIKPAIAKLREIGCEIWENGDKIRVIGTADRKAVDIKTLPYPGFPTDMQAQFMSLMSVTEGTSVIIETVFENRFMHVDELKRMGANIKIDGRSAIVQGVNSLTSAPVKATDLRAGAALILAGLVADGKTTIDNIYHIDRGYDGIENKLSELGAKIYRIE, encoded by the coding sequence TTGGGCAAAATTGTGGTGGAGAAGAGCCCTCCATTAAAAGGAACAGTTAGGATTAGTGGGGCCAAAAATTCAGCACTGCCAATTCTTGCGGCTTCTTTGTTGGGTACGGAAGATATTGTTTTGGAAGATGTGCCAAATTTAAAGGATGTAGATGTTTTTTGTGAGGTATTGTCATTACTTGGAGCAGATGTAGAAAAATATGGCGGAGGAAAAATAAAGATAAATTCTGCCAATATGGACAAATATGAAACACCCTATGAGTTGATGAGTAAAATGAGGGCTTCTTTTTTAGTTATGGGACCCTTATTGACCCGCTTGGGGAAGGCAAAAACTTCTCTTCCTGGAGGTTGTGCCATAGGAACCCGCCCTATAGATTTACACTTAAAGGGATTTAAAGCGTTGGGAGCAGAAATTGATGTGGACCATGGATATGTTGGAGCATTTGGAGATAAACTCAAAGGTGATAGAATTTATTTGGATTTTCCCAGTGTAGGTGCTACAGAAAATGTCATGATGGCAGCTGTATTGGCAGAGGGAGAGACTACTATTGACAATGCAGCTATGGAGCCAGAAATAGTTGACTTAGCCAATTTTTTAAACAAGATGGGTGCAGATATAAGTGGAGCAGGAACTAGTAGTATTCGTATTCGTGGTGTAGAAAAGCTTGGAGGAGCAACTCATTCCATTATACCAGACAGGATTGAAGCTGGTACTTTTATGGTGGCAAGTGCCATTACAGGTGGAGATATCATTATTGAAAATGTGATTCCTAGCCATATAAAGCCAGCAATTGCAAAGCTTAGAGAAATTGGATGTGAAATTTGGGAAAATGGAGACAAGATAAGAGTTATAGGTACGGCTGATAGAAAGGCTGTGGATATAAAGACTCTTCCTTATCCAGGATTTCCCACAGATATGCAAGCTCAATTTATGAGCCTTATGAGTGTGACTGAAGGAACAAGTGTCATTATTGAAACTGTATTTGAAAACAGATTTATGCATGTAGATGAACTTAAGAGAATGGGTGCAAATATAAAGATTGATGGTAGATCTGCCATAGTTCAGGGAGTTAATAGTTTGACTTCAGCCCCTGTGAAGGCTACAGATTTAAGAGCAGGAGCAGCTTTAATACTTGCAGGATTGGTGGCAGATGGAAAGACTACTATAGATAATATCTACCATATTGACAGAGGATATGATGGCATTGAAAATAAGCTTTCTGAATTGGGAGCTAAAATTTATAGAATAGAATAA
- a CDS encoding YwmB family TATA-box binding protein, protein MKRALYFIVICILVLGTSCTGMNGTGNKMVESLEEIGADIVEMDINFGGVIVDKFLSESEIIELGQGIKEEMGIVGEKTEENFYEKNCDKNCYSENITVEDRSIQYNIWGKNENGEAISIFVTSYLDEEKMGGETTAFVDMIKTEEYDRIDEIMEKRRAIFKQNENKAEITTCIIGSFNGKLSRNEIDKKIQMTINKINGKIIENYEDENLVSITAYTPLINNYIYTGNKKMNYNVAMRYNEYEDKTYIWIGTPIITIGY, encoded by the coding sequence ATGAAGAGGGCATTATATTTTATTGTTATATGTATTTTGGTTTTAGGTACAAGTTGTACTGGTATGAATGGTACTGGAAACAAGATGGTAGAGAGTCTTGAAGAAATAGGAGCAGATATAGTTGAAATGGATATAAATTTCGGGGGAGTTATAGTTGATAAATTTTTAAGTGAAAGTGAAATAATTGAACTAGGTCAGGGTATAAAAGAAGAAATGGGCATAGTTGGAGAAAAAACAGAAGAAAATTTCTATGAAAAAAATTGTGATAAGAATTGTTATTCAGAAAATATAACAGTTGAAGACCGTTCTATTCAATACAATATTTGGGGAAAAAATGAAAATGGTGAAGCAATAAGTATATTTGTTACATCTTATTTAGACGAGGAAAAGATGGGCGGAGAAACTACTGCTTTTGTAGATATGATAAAAACAGAGGAATATGATAGAATTGATGAAATAATGGAGAAAAGAAGAGCAATATTTAAGCAAAATGAAAATAAAGCAGAAATTACCACTTGCATTATAGGCAGCTTTAATGGAAAATTAAGTAGGAATGAGATAGACAAAAAAATTCAAATGACAATTAATAAAATAAATGGTAAAATAATAGAGAATTATGAAGATGAAAATTTAGTCAGTATTACTGCTTATACTCCACTTATAAATAATTATATCTATACAGGAAATAAAAAGATGAATTATAATGTGGCTATGAGGTATAATGAGTATGAAGACAAAACGTATATCTGGATTGGAACACCTATTATTACTATAGGCTATTAA
- a CDS encoding F0F1 ATP synthase subunit epsilon gives MANFLLEIVTPDRMFFSGEVEMVVARGVEGDFAVLKGRAPLVTPLTIGKVKIRTEDGKERIAAVSNGYIEVASEKTTIIADSAEWPEEIDIERAKKAKERAEKRLKNRQDGLDVARAEMALKRAINRLEVADLVTVEDRKIRD, from the coding sequence ATGGCTAATTTTCTTCTTGAAATTGTGACTCCTGATAGAATGTTTTTTTCCGGTGAAGTGGAAATGGTTGTAGCAAGAGGCGTAGAAGGAGATTTTGCAGTATTAAAAGGCAGAGCTCCTCTTGTGACTCCTCTTACAATTGGGAAAGTAAAGATAAGGACAGAAGACGGAAAGGAAAGAATAGCTGCTGTATCTAATGGATATATTGAAGTTGCCAGCGAAAAAACTACAATCATTGCAGATTCAGCAGAATGGCCTGAAGAAATAGATATAGAAAGAGCTAAAAAGGCCAAAGAAAGAGCAGAAAAAAGATTAAAAAATAGGCAAGATGGACTAGATGTGGCAAGAGCTGAAATGGCTCTAAAGAGAGCTATAAACAGACTTGAAGTTGCTGATTTAGTCACTGTTGAAGATAGAAAAATAAGAGATTGA
- the atpD gene encoding F0F1 ATP synthase subunit beta, translated as MDKNIGKIVQVIGPIVDIRFAEENLPNLLNAIEIDNHGQRLVVEVAQHTGDDTVRCIAMGSTDGLIRGMEALDTGESVKVPVGKETLGRLFNVLGEPIDEKGPVKAKHFAPIHRPAPSFEEQETSKEIFETGIKVVDLIAPYSRGGKIGLFGGAGVGKTVLIMELINNIAKQHGGLSVFAGVGERTREGNDLYYEMIESGVIDKTTLVFGQMNEPPGSRMRVGLTGLTMAEYFRDQEGQDVLLFIDNIFRFTQAGSEVSALLGRMPSAVGYQPTLATEMGQLQERITSTKKGSITSVQAIYVPADDLTDPAPATTFAHLDATTVLSRQIAELGIYPAVDPLDSTSRILDPAVVGNEHYEVARGVQEVLQRYKDLQDIIAILGIDELSEDDKLIVARARKIQRFLSQPFHVAEEFTGMEGKYVPIRETVRGFKEILEGKHDDLPEQAFFMVGTIDEVVEKAKKMEE; from the coding sequence ATGGACAAAAACATAGGTAAGATAGTTCAAGTCATTGGACCTATAGTTGATATAAGATTTGCCGAAGAAAACCTACCCAATCTTTTAAATGCCATAGAAATAGATAATCATGGACAAAGATTGGTAGTAGAGGTTGCACAACATACAGGAGACGATACTGTAAGATGTATAGCTATGGGTTCTACGGATGGACTTATAAGAGGTATGGAAGCATTAGATACAGGCGAGTCTGTAAAGGTTCCAGTAGGTAAAGAAACTTTGGGAAGACTATTTAATGTATTGGGCGAGCCTATAGATGAAAAAGGACCTGTCAAAGCAAAGCATTTTGCTCCAATTCATAGACCAGCTCCATCTTTTGAAGAACAAGAAACTTCAAAAGAAATTTTTGAAACGGGAATCAAAGTAGTAGACCTTATTGCTCCTTATTCAAGGGGTGGAAAGATAGGCCTATTTGGTGGTGCTGGAGTAGGAAAGACAGTTCTTATCATGGAGCTTATAAACAATATAGCTAAACAGCATGGTGGACTTTCTGTATTTGCAGGAGTAGGAGAGAGAACCAGAGAAGGAAATGATCTATATTATGAAATGATTGAATCTGGTGTTATAGATAAGACTACACTAGTATTTGGTCAGATGAATGAGCCACCAGGATCAAGAATGAGAGTTGGACTTACAGGTCTTACGATGGCAGAATATTTTAGAGATCAAGAAGGTCAAGACGTACTTTTATTTATAGACAATATATTTAGATTTACTCAAGCTGGTTCAGAAGTATCAGCACTACTTGGAAGAATGCCTAGTGCCGTAGGTTATCAACCAACACTTGCAACTGAAATGGGTCAATTGCAAGAGAGAATCACTTCTACAAAAAAAGGTTCTATCACATCAGTTCAAGCTATATATGTTCCAGCTGATGACTTGACTGATCCGGCACCAGCTACAACATTTGCTCACTTAGATGCAACTACAGTTCTATCCCGTCAAATTGCTGAATTGGGTATTTATCCTGCAGTAGATCCACTAGATTCTACTTCAAGAATACTAGATCCAGCAGTAGTAGGAAATGAACACTATGAAGTTGCTCGTGGAGTGCAAGAAGTTCTTCAAAGATATAAAGATCTTCAAGACATCATTGCTATACTTGGAATTGATGAACTTTCAGAAGATGATAAGCTTATAGTTGCTCGTGCTAGAAAGATTCAAAGATTTTTATCACAACCTTTCCATGTAGCTGAAGAGTTTACAGGAATGGAAGGAAAATACGTTCCTATTAGGGAAACAGTAAGAGGATTTAAGGAAATTCTTGAAGGAAAACATGATGATTTGCCAGAACAAGCCTTCTTCATGGTTGGAACTATTGATGAAGTGGTAGAAAAAGCTAAGAAGATGGAGGAATAA
- the atpG gene encoding ATP synthase F1 subunit gamma produces the protein MAESTRDIKRRIRGIRNTRQITKAMELVSSAKLRKAREKLETTRPYFDTVYESIQEILSTTGNISHPFLEKREVEKSLYIVVTADRGLAGGYNSNIMRLVENEIRDKKEDTLLVVVGYKGRDYFKRRGYNVVGEFVGITEEPFFSDAQEMGKLVMDLYEKKEIDEVKLAYTKFITTISQETNVIKLLPSDIKGGEDKKISVVEYEPSPEEVLDYLIPKYIESTIYGALMESSCSEQGARRTAMESATDNAEEMIDDLTISFNRARQAAITSELSEIVAGAEALK, from the coding sequence TTGGCTGAATCAACAAGAGATATAAAGAGACGTATAAGAGGAATTAGAAATACTAGACAAATAACTAAGGCTATGGAGCTAGTTTCTTCTGCGAAACTTAGAAAAGCAAGGGAAAAACTAGAGACTACAAGACCATATTTTGATACAGTATATGAGAGTATTCAAGAGATACTTTCTACTACTGGGAATATATCTCATCCTTTCTTGGAAAAGAGGGAAGTAGAAAAGTCCCTTTATATAGTAGTGACTGCTGATAGAGGATTGGCAGGAGGATACAATTCAAATATCATGAGACTTGTGGAAAATGAGATAAGAGATAAAAAGGAAGATACCTTGCTAGTAGTTGTTGGATATAAGGGAAGAGATTATTTTAAGAGAAGAGGATACAATGTAGTGGGTGAATTTGTAGGCATAACAGAAGAGCCTTTTTTCAGTGATGCACAGGAAATGGGAAAACTTGTTATGGATCTATATGAGAAAAAAGAAATAGATGAAGTGAAACTTGCCTACACAAAATTTATTACTACGATTTCTCAAGAGACCAATGTGATAAAACTTCTTCCTAGCGATATTAAAGGTGGGGAAGATAAAAAAATATCTGTAGTAGAATATGAGCCTTCTCCAGAAGAAGTACTTGACTACCTTATTCCAAAATACATTGAAAGTACTATTTATGGTGCTCTTATGGAATCTTCTTGTAGTGAACAAGGTGCAAGAAGAACTGCCATGGAATCAGCTACGGACAATGCAGAAGAGATGATTGACGATTTAACTATTAGTTTCAATAGAGCACGTCAGGCTGCTATAACTAGTGAATTGTCTGAAATTGTAGCAGGAGCAGAAGCTCTAAAGTAA
- the atpA gene encoding F0F1 ATP synthase subunit alpha, producing the protein MELRPEEISSVIKEQIKRYEKKLNMVDVGTVIQVGDGIARIHGLEGCMAGELIEFPGEVYGMALNLEEDNVGCVLLGSDRDIKEGDTVKRTGRIVEVPVGDVMIGRVVNALGQPIDGKGPINAQEFKPIEKIAPGVITRKSVNQPLQTGIKAIDSMFPIGRGQRELIIGDRQTGKTALAIDTILNQKSQDVICIYVAIGQKRSTVAQIVDVLEKNGAMDYTIVVSATASELAPLQYIAPYSGVTMGEEFMAQGKDVLIVYDDLSKHAIAYRAMSLLLRRPPGREAFPGDVFYLHSRLLERSAKLDEKYGGGSITALPIIETLAGDISAYIPTNVISITDGQIFLETDLFFSGQRPAINTGLSVSRVGGAAQIKAMKKVAGKLKLELAQYRELAAFAQFGSELDKDTKERLHQGERMMEILKQPQYSPMKVEDQVVILYAVINRHLTDIPVEKVSQFEKEFVNFVNNNYPEIIESIKTEKDITNETDEKLKDAIVEFKKNFH; encoded by the coding sequence ATGGAACTAAGGCCAGAAGAAATAAGTTCAGTCATTAAGGAACAGATAAAAAGATATGAAAAAAAGCTTAACATGGTAGACGTGGGAACTGTCATCCAAGTAGGAGATGGAATAGCGAGAATTCATGGTCTTGAAGGATGTATGGCTGGTGAACTTATAGAATTTCCTGGAGAAGTTTATGGAATGGCTCTGAATTTAGAGGAAGACAATGTAGGTTGTGTGCTTCTAGGTTCAGATAGAGACATAAAAGAAGGAGATACTGTAAAGAGAACGGGAAGGATAGTAGAGGTTCCTGTTGGAGATGTGATGATAGGCAGAGTAGTAAACGCTCTTGGGCAGCCTATAGATGGAAAAGGTCCTATAAATGCTCAAGAATTTAAACCTATTGAAAAGATAGCTCCAGGGGTTATTACGAGAAAAAGTGTAAACCAACCACTACAGACTGGTATAAAGGCTATTGACTCTATGTTCCCTATAGGTAGAGGACAAAGAGAGCTTATCATAGGAGATAGACAAACTGGAAAGACAGCTTTGGCTATTGATACTATTTTAAATCAAAAGAGTCAAGATGTAATATGTATTTATGTAGCTATAGGACAAAAGAGAAGTACTGTAGCCCAAATAGTTGATGTATTGGAAAAAAACGGAGCTATGGACTATACTATTGTAGTTTCAGCAACAGCTAGTGAACTTGCTCCACTTCAATATATAGCACCATATTCAGGTGTAACTATGGGAGAGGAATTTATGGCACAGGGAAAGGATGTACTTATTGTTTATGATGACCTTTCCAAACATGCTATTGCATATAGAGCAATGTCATTACTTCTTCGTAGACCACCAGGACGTGAAGCTTTCCCTGGAGATGTATTTTATTTACATTCAAGACTTCTTGAAAGATCTGCAAAATTGGATGAAAAATATGGCGGAGGCTCTATCACAGCACTACCTATTATTGAAACTTTAGCTGGAGATATATCTGCATATATTCCAACTAATGTTATTTCTATAACTGATGGACAGATATTCTTAGAGACAGATTTGTTTTTCTCAGGACAGAGACCAGCTATAAATACTGGACTTTCTGTATCTAGAGTTGGTGGTGCTGCTCAGATAAAGGCTATGAAGAAGGTTGCAGGGAAACTTAAACTTGAATTGGCTCAATACAGGGAATTGGCTGCTTTTGCTCAATTTGGTTCGGAACTTGACAAGGATACTAAGGAAAGACTTCACCAAGGTGAAAGAATGATGGAAATCCTTAAGCAACCTCAATATAGTCCTATGAAGGTTGAAGACCAAGTTGTCATACTTTATGCAGTCATAAATCGACATTTAACTGATATACCTGTGGAAAAAGTAAGTCAATTTGAAAAAGAATTTGTGAATTTTGTGAATAACAATTATCCAGAGATAATTGAAAGTATAAAGACGGAAAAAGATATAACAAACGAAACTGATGAAAAGCTAAAGGATGCTATTGTAGAATTTAAGAAGAATTTCCATTAA